The following proteins come from a genomic window of Finegoldia magna ATCC 29328:
- the udp gene encoding uridine phosphorylase has translation MKYAEEGVQYHLNIKSGDVGKYVILPGDPKRCEKIAKYFDDAKLIADHREYVTYTGTLNGEKVSVTSTGIGGPSAAIAMEELVKAGADTFIRVGTCGGIQEDVKSSDVVIANSAIRAEGTTKEYAPIEFPAVANLDVTNSLVKASKNLGHNYHVGVVQCKDSFYGQHEPEKMPVSYDLLNKWEAWKRLGTLASEMESAALFVVASYLHVRCGSCFLVVANQEREKKHLDNPVCHDTDVAIKVAIEAIKNLIEEDKRK, from the coding sequence ATGAAATACGCAGAAGAAGGCGTTCAATATCATTTGAATATTAAAAGTGGAGATGTGGGTAAGTATGTTATACTACCTGGAGATCCAAAAAGATGCGAAAAGATTGCAAAATATTTTGATGATGCAAAACTAATTGCAGATCATAGAGAATATGTAACTTACACTGGAACTTTAAATGGAGAAAAAGTATCCGTAACAAGCACTGGAATCGGAGGTCCTTCTGCAGCAATTGCGATGGAAGAACTTGTCAAAGCAGGTGCAGATACTTTTATAAGAGTTGGAACTTGTGGTGGAATTCAAGAAGATGTCAAAAGTTCTGATGTAGTTATAGCAAATTCTGCGATAAGAGCTGAAGGGACTACGAAGGAATATGCTCCGATAGAATTTCCAGCAGTCGCAAATTTAGATGTGACAAATTCTTTGGTAAAAGCTTCGAAAAATTTGGGACATAATTATCACGTTGGAGTTGTTCAATGTAAAGACAGCTTCTACGGTCAACATGAACCAGAAAAAATGCCTGTGTCTTACGATTTGTTAAACAAATGGGAAGCTTGGAAAAGGCTTGGAACATTGGCAAGTGAGATGGAATCTGCAGCACTTTTTGTAGTTGCAAGTTATCTTCATGTTAGATGTGGATCTTGTTTTTTGGTTGTAGCAAATCAAGAACGTGAGAAGAAACACTTGGATAATCCTGTGTGCCACGACACTGATGTAGCCATTAAAGTTGCAATAGAAGCAATCAAAAATTTAATAGAAGAAGATAAACGAAAATAA
- a CDS encoding NYN domain-containing protein, with amino-acid sequence MKNKQIYLYVDGYNIINAWPNLYKLSNDVDLDSAREELIDIMKEYQNLSGEQVYVVFDAYLVKGGMSIEEKRDNLTVIYTKEHESADRYIERKVNDMKKHDKMYVASNDGMIQRIILSRGGIRISANELWKNYLTLKENLRRSKLKRRKQSSENIVTIDNEVYEQLEKLQDELKKQN; translated from the coding sequence ATGAAAAATAAACAGATCTACCTTTATGTCGATGGTTATAATATAATTAACGCTTGGCCGAATTTGTACAAATTATCAAATGATGTGGACTTGGATAGTGCTCGTGAAGAATTGATTGATATAATGAAAGAATATCAAAATTTAAGCGGCGAACAAGTTTATGTAGTGTTTGATGCTTATCTTGTAAAGGGTGGAATGAGTATTGAAGAAAAACGCGATAATTTGACAGTTATTTACACAAAAGAACACGAATCTGCTGACAGATACATTGAAAGAAAAGTCAACGATATGAAAAAGCACGACAAAATGTATGTCGCAAGCAACGATGGAATGATTCAAAGAATTATTTTATCCCGTGGAGGAATCAGAATTAGTGCCAATGAACTTTGGAAAAATTATCTTACATTGAAAGAAAACCTCAGGAGATCTAAGCTTAAAAGAAGAAAACAATCTAGCGAAAACATTGTTACAATAGATAATGAAGTATATGAACAATTAGAAAAACTTCAAGATGAATTAAAAAAACAAAACTAG
- the rlmB gene encoding 23S rRNA (guanosine(2251)-2'-O)-methyltransferase RlmB has translation MQYLVGRNPVMEALEMDMGVTNLYIQKGELKGFIKKIEKKAYDMGIKVEYVDKKYIEKFAENTAHQGVMAKMPSFGYSNVDEMIIYAKKRNEDPFLIILDEITDPHNLGSIIRTAEVAGCHGVIIPKHRACEVNATAIKTSAGAVFNIKIARVTNITTTINYLKEHNIWIYGACGEASQTHTQANLKGPIGLVIGNEGKGISRLVRENCDQLIKIPMYGKTESLNASNAASILIYEIIRQRYEK, from the coding sequence ATGCAATATTTAGTCGGTAGAAATCCTGTTATGGAAGCTTTGGAAATGGATATGGGAGTAACCAATCTATACATACAAAAAGGCGAATTAAAAGGATTTATTAAAAAAATAGAAAAAAAAGCTTATGATATGGGAATAAAAGTCGAATACGTCGATAAAAAATACATCGAAAAATTCGCAGAAAATACTGCTCATCAAGGTGTCATGGCAAAAATGCCAAGCTTCGGATATTCAAATGTAGATGAAATGATAATTTACGCTAAAAAAAGAAATGAAGATCCGTTTTTGATAATTTTGGACGAAATAACAGATCCTCACAATTTGGGATCTATCATCAGAACTGCAGAAGTTGCTGGATGCCATGGTGTTATAATTCCAAAACACCGTGCTTGTGAAGTCAATGCTACTGCAATCAAAACAAGCGCAGGAGCTGTTTTCAATATCAAAATCGCTAGAGTTACAAATATAACCACGACAATTAATTATTTAAAAGAACATAACATATGGATTTACGGAGCCTGTGGAGAAGCTTCACAAACTCATACACAAGCTAACTTGAAAGGACCTATCGGTCTTGTAATCGGAAACGAAGGCAAAGGAATTTCAAGATTAGTCAGAGAAAACTGCGATCAGTTAATTAAAATCCCTATGTATGGAAAAACAGAATCACTCAACGCATCGAATGCTGCGAGCATTCTAATTTACGAAATCATACGCCAAAGGTATGAAAAATAA
- a CDS encoding alpha-amylase, with amino-acid sequence MGNEIMMQAFEWYLPDDGNYYKNLAKEAKNLKEKGIDALWIAPMFKATGTNDVGYGVYDLYDLGEFDQKGSVSTKYGTVEELKKLIEVLHENEIKVYADVILNHKAGADFSETFKAYEVDPNDRTKRISDAYDIEGWTGFDFKGRNGKYSDFVWHFQHFNGVDFDNKQNKKAIFEIAGENKGFSNSVSNEKGNFDYLMFADIDHKNPDVRDELFRWGEWFVNYLNVDGFRYDALKHIDDQFIIDFTKHIQNVVNRDFYFFGEYWLQDKDNTNHYLYDTKYNLDLFDVALHFNMYSASKNGNQFDMRKIFDNTLVQEHPTIAVTFVDNHDSEPGQSLESFVEPWFKKIAYGLILLRKDGYPCVFYGDYCKIGGEYNIEGQKDIIDNLMYIRKHYAFGDQTDYMESENLIGWIRHGDDFHNPMAVVISTGDINTLRMDVGKENAGKKYTEITGTNSNEIVIDDDGFGDFEVGAGTLSLWVCNE; translated from the coding sequence ATGGGAAACGAAATAATGATGCAAGCTTTTGAATGGTACTTGCCTGATGACGGAAATTATTATAAAAATTTGGCAAAAGAAGCAAAGAATTTAAAGGAAAAAGGTATTGATGCATTGTGGATTGCACCGATGTTTAAAGCAACGGGAACTAATGATGTTGGCTACGGAGTGTATGATTTGTACGATTTGGGAGAATTTGATCAAAAAGGATCTGTGAGTACAAAATACGGGACTGTAGAAGAATTAAAAAAATTAATTGAAGTTTTGCACGAAAATGAAATAAAAGTTTATGCAGATGTAATTCTTAATCACAAAGCGGGAGCTGATTTCTCGGAAACTTTCAAGGCATACGAAGTAGATCCTAACGACAGGACGAAAAGAATTAGTGATGCTTATGATATTGAGGGATGGACTGGGTTTGATTTCAAAGGTAGAAATGGAAAATACTCTGATTTTGTGTGGCATTTTCAACATTTCAATGGAGTTGATTTTGATAATAAACAAAATAAGAAAGCTATTTTTGAAATCGCTGGAGAGAATAAAGGATTTAGCAATAGCGTTTCCAATGAAAAAGGAAATTTCGATTATCTAATGTTCGCAGATATAGACCACAAAAATCCTGATGTACGAGATGAACTTTTTAGATGGGGAGAATGGTTTGTAAATTATCTTAATGTTGACGGTTTCAGATACGATGCGCTCAAACACATTGACGATCAATTCATAATTGATTTTACAAAACATATACAAAATGTTGTGAATCGCGATTTTTATTTTTTCGGTGAATATTGGCTACAAGATAAGGACAATACTAATCATTATTTGTATGATACGAAATACAATTTGGATTTATTCGATGTGGCACTTCATTTTAATATGTATTCTGCATCGAAAAATGGCAATCAGTTTGATATGAGAAAAATTTTTGACAATACTTTGGTTCAAGAACATCCTACTATTGCAGTTACATTTGTGGATAATCATGATAGCGAACCTGGCCAATCATTGGAATCATTTGTTGAACCATGGTTCAAAAAGATTGCATACGGCTTGATTCTTTTAAGAAAGGACGGATATCCTTGTGTATTTTATGGTGATTATTGTAAAATAGGTGGAGAATATAATATCGAAGGACAAAAGGATATTATCGATAACTTGATGTACATCAGAAAACACTATGCTTTTGGAGATCAAACAGATTATATGGAAAGTGAAAATTTGATAGGCTGGATTAGACACGGAGATGATTTTCACAATCCAATGGCTGTTGTAATCAGTACGGGTGACATCAATACTTTGAGAATGGATGTAGGAAAGGAAAATGCAGGTAAAAAGTATACGGAAATTACTGGGACTAATTCTAATGAAATTGTAATCGATGATGATGGATTTGGAGATTTTGAAGTAGGAGCTGGAACTTTGAGCTTGTGGGTATGTAATGAGTAA
- a CDS encoding viroplasmin family protein, which translates to MSKFYAVKIGRNPGIYNSWAECQEQVNGFKGAIYKSFKTKEEADNFINGDDNKKVASIDNLSENECVAYVDGSFKKDTGEYSFGCVLFHNGKIDKFNKKYPQSEYSTHRNVSGEVSGSVFAIKKAVELKMNKITIFYDYQGIESWANGDWKTNNNLTRNYKKFIDEIKSKIDINFVKVKGHSNDTYNDMADELAKQALGIGK; encoded by the coding sequence ATGAGTAAATTTTATGCGGTAAAAATTGGGAGAAATCCTGGAATATACAATAGTTGGGCTGAATGCCAAGAGCAAGTAAATGGTTTTAAGGGAGCGATTTACAAATCTTTTAAAACAAAAGAAGAGGCAGATAATTTTATCAATGGAGATGATAATAAAAAAGTAGCGTCAATTGATAACTTAAGTGAAAATGAGTGTGTGGCTTATGTAGATGGTTCGTTCAAAAAAGACACGGGAGAATATAGTTTTGGTTGCGTGTTGTTTCATAATGGGAAAATCGACAAATTCAATAAAAAATATCCTCAATCAGAATATTCAACTCACAGAAATGTATCTGGAGAAGTAAGTGGGTCGGTATTTGCAATTAAAAAAGCAGTCGAACTTAAAATGAACAAAATCACGATTTTTTATGATTATCAAGGAATTGAAAGCTGGGCTAATGGAGATTGGAAAACAAACAATAATTTAACTAGAAACTACAAGAAATTTATCGACGAAATAAAATCTAAAATCGACATAAATTTCGTAAAAGTCAAAGGTCACTCCAACGACACTTATAACGATATGGCTGATGAATTGGCAAAACAAGCATTGGGGATAGGGAAATAA
- a CDS encoding hemolysin family protein yields the protein MDSSSTSQIIALVFLVAMSAVFSSSETAITSVSKIKVRQLDQKDNKNAHLLKKLHDNMQATISTILIGNNIVNIAASSIATILFTNIFHQNGALVSTVVMTVFVLIFGEVLPKTIAQYKNKSVALKFSRFIYLLTIIFKPIVKVLNLLTRLVIKIFIGDNGDSSTLTEEELKTLVEVSEEEGVLKDQETEIMINALELKETLAVDIMTPRTSMASVDIEDAENDLREIIKNITYSRIPVYEDNIDDIIGVLHIKELAHKIIEDDHDFKIRDILKPAFYAYEYIPVVDLFKQMRAKNISISIIIDEYGGTSGLVTMEDILEELVGEIDDEYDNEKEVTKINDNEYLVDPEMRIDEVNERFDLNLQSEKFDSIGGFVIELLDRMPKSKDEVEFENLKFVVVNVDKRKITQLMIIFK from the coding sequence ATGGACAGTTCGAGTACCTCGCAAATAATTGCGTTAGTGTTCTTGGTTGCAATGTCAGCTGTTTTTTCATCTAGTGAAACAGCGATAACATCTGTAAGCAAAATAAAAGTTCGACAATTAGACCAAAAGGATAACAAAAATGCACATTTACTGAAGAAATTGCACGATAATATGCAAGCTACCATATCTACTATTTTAATTGGTAACAACATTGTAAATATCGCTGCGAGTTCTATAGCTACAATTTTATTCACAAATATTTTTCATCAAAACGGAGCTTTGGTATCAACAGTTGTAATGACTGTTTTCGTGTTGATTTTCGGTGAAGTTTTACCAAAAACTATCGCCCAATACAAAAACAAATCTGTAGCGTTGAAATTTTCCAGATTTATATATTTATTAACGATAATTTTCAAACCAATTGTAAAAGTGTTAAATTTACTAACTCGTTTGGTAATAAAAATTTTCATTGGAGATAATGGAGACAGCTCTACATTAACCGAAGAAGAATTAAAAACTTTGGTGGAAGTTAGCGAAGAAGAAGGTGTTCTCAAAGATCAAGAAACTGAAATCATGATTAATGCGTTGGAATTAAAGGAAACTTTAGCCGTTGACATTATGACACCTAGAACCAGCATGGCTTCAGTAGATATTGAAGATGCAGAAAATGATTTGAGAGAAATAATCAAAAATATTACTTATTCAAGAATTCCTGTTTATGAAGATAACATCGACGATATTATAGGCGTTCTTCATATTAAAGAATTGGCTCACAAAATCATCGAGGATGACCACGATTTTAAAATCAGAGACATTCTAAAACCGGCATTTTATGCTTACGAATACATTCCAGTGGTGGATTTGTTCAAACAAATGAGAGCTAAAAATATTTCCATCAGTATCATCATTGATGAATATGGTGGAACAAGTGGACTGGTAACAATGGAAGATATCTTGGAAGAACTTGTCGGAGAAATCGATGATGAATACGACAACGAAAAAGAAGTCACTAAAATTAACGACAACGAATATTTGGTCGATCCTGAAATGAGAATTGATGAAGTAAACGAAAGATTTGACCTCAATCTTCAAAGTGAGAAATTCGATTCAATTGGTGGATTTGTAATTGAACTATTGGACAGGATGCCAAAATCAAAAGACGAAGTTGAATTTGAAAACTTGAAATTCGTCGTAGTTAATGTTGATAAGAGAAAAATTACACAACTTATGATAATATTCAAATAA
- a CDS encoding adenine phosphoribosyltransferase, with protein MELKEKIRVIDGFPKEGISFKDITTLLNDKDAYKYAVDLMVDDLKDKGITAIAAPEARGFLFGSAVAYALGVRFIPVRKPGKLPGEVSEYSYDLEYGTDKLEVHRDAIKKGDKVAIVDDLLATGGTVNAVAKLIEKNGGEITAMEFLIELTELGGRDINKNYYINTLVQYES; from the coding sequence ATGGAATTAAAAGAAAAAATTAGAGTTATAGATGGATTTCCAAAAGAAGGAATTTCATTCAAAGATATTACTACATTATTAAACGACAAAGATGCATACAAATACGCAGTAGATCTTATGGTAGATGATTTAAAAGATAAAGGTATTACCGCAATAGCAGCTCCAGAAGCTAGGGGATTTTTATTTGGATCAGCTGTTGCATATGCTCTTGGAGTTAGATTTATTCCAGTAAGAAAACCTGGAAAGCTTCCTGGTGAAGTTTCAGAATATTCTTATGATTTGGAATATGGTACTGACAAGTTAGAAGTTCACAGAGATGCAATTAAAAAAGGTGACAAGGTTGCTATCGTTGACGATTTATTGGCAACAGGTGGTACTGTGAATGCAGTAGCTAAGTTAATTGAAAAAAACGGCGGCGAAATCACTGCTATGGAATTTTTGATTGAACTTACTGAACTTGGCGGAAGAGATATCAACAAAAATTATTACATCAACACTTTAGTACAATACGAATCATAA
- a CDS encoding nicotinate phosphoribosyltransferase, producing the protein MDWKNYENLSMLSDFYEFTMMNGYLENNMENEYAYFDLYFRRIPDNGGFVIVAGLEEVVKYIQNLKFDEKDIEYFKSKNMFSEKFLDYLRNFKFECDVWAMPEGSVAFPNEPLMIVRGPAPQAQLIETFALLSINHQSLIATKTNRIVHAAEGRVVMEFGARRAQGVDATVLGARAAFIGGATATSNTLTDITYDVPAFGTMAHSWIMMFDSEYEAFKKYAETFPNSCSLLVDTYNVLKSGVPNAIKVFDEVLKPRGIKNMSIRIDSGDLAYLSKQARKMLDAAGYENCKIMASNSLDEYTISDLIEQGAKLDGFGVGERLITAKSDPVLGGVYKLCAVEKPNGEIIPKIKISENIEKITTPAFKTVYRIYDKNSGKAEADLITLHDEKIDESKELEIFHPVHTWKRKTLTNFTTKELLVRIFDKGELVYDLPKLDKIIERKNEQINEQWEEVKRFEHPHLFHVDLSQKLWDIKYNLLMQSK; encoded by the coding sequence ATGGATTGGAAAAATTATGAAAATTTAAGCATGTTATCTGATTTTTACGAATTTACAATGATGAATGGATATTTGGAAAATAATATGGAAAATGAATATGCTTATTTTGATTTGTATTTTAGAAGGATTCCAGACAACGGAGGTTTTGTTATCGTTGCAGGATTAGAAGAAGTAGTAAAATATATTCAAAATTTAAAATTTGACGAAAAAGATATCGAATATTTCAAGAGCAAAAATATGTTCAGCGAAAAATTCTTAGATTATCTTAGAAATTTCAAATTTGAATGCGATGTGTGGGCAATGCCTGAAGGTTCAGTTGCATTTCCTAACGAACCATTAATGATAGTTCGTGGTCCTGCTCCACAAGCGCAATTAATAGAAACTTTTGCACTTTTATCAATCAATCATCAATCATTGATTGCAACTAAAACGAATAGAATAGTTCATGCAGCTGAAGGAAGAGTTGTGATGGAATTTGGTGCAAGACGTGCACAAGGTGTGGATGCTACAGTTCTAGGTGCAAGAGCAGCTTTCATAGGTGGTGCTACTGCTACAAGCAATACTTTGACAGACATCACTTACGATGTACCTGCTTTTGGAACAATGGCTCACTCATGGATTATGATGTTTGATTCAGAATACGAAGCATTCAAAAAATACGCCGAAACATTCCCTAATTCTTGTTCACTTTTAGTGGATACTTACAATGTTTTAAAATCAGGTGTGCCAAATGCGATCAAGGTTTTCGATGAAGTTTTGAAACCTCGTGGAATTAAAAATATGTCAATTAGAATTGACAGTGGAGACCTTGCTTATTTATCAAAACAAGCCCGTAAAATGTTGGATGCTGCAGGATATGAAAATTGCAAAATCATGGCAAGTAATTCATTAGATGAATATACAATTTCTGATTTAATTGAACAAGGAGCAAAACTAGATGGATTTGGCGTTGGAGAAAGATTAATCACCGCAAAATCAGATCCAGTTTTAGGTGGCGTGTACAAATTATGCGCAGTTGAAAAACCTAATGGAGAAATCATTCCAAAAATTAAAATTAGTGAAAATATCGAAAAAATTACAACTCCTGCCTTTAAGACAGTTTACAGAATTTACGACAAAAATAGCGGCAAAGCAGAGGCGGATTTGATAACTCTTCACGATGAAAAAATTGACGAATCAAAAGAATTGGAAATCTTCCACCCTGTTCACACTTGGAAGAGAAAAACATTGACCAACTTCACAACTAAAGAATTGTTGGTTAGAATATTCGACAAGGGAGAATTGGTTTATGACCTTCCAAAATTGGATAAAATAATCGAAAGAAAAAATGAACAAATAAACGAACAATGGGAAGAAGTAAAAAGATTTGAGCATCCTCATTTATTCCATGTGGATTTGTCACAAAAATTATGGGATATTAAATACAATTTATTAATGCAAAGTAAATAA
- a CDS encoding heavy metal translocating P-type ATPase has translation MEEIKLKIQGMSCESCAARIEKVLSKYEYIDTVNVNLLQEYAYLKLKEGYDIETIVDKIKKAGYEVPMKTSKFDIEGMSCQSCASRIEKVLNKNNFKDVNVNLLQNSLTVSFYEGYKTNSDVKRLVDKAGFSAEIKTDNKIANEKNITEYEKLKRDFIISAIFSIPLFSAMFFHMAGVHTILSNGYFQWALATVVQFYIGRRYYVNAYKSLRGGGANMDVLIALGTSAAYFYSIYHVLIGSDQLYFESSAVVITLILLGKLFEKRAKTRTTDAISKLMGLQAKKANVIKNGQTIETDIEDVMVGDKILVKPGEKIAVDGIIVEGSSSVDESMITGESMPVKKQVGDECIGSTINKNGSFVFEAKKIGEDTVLSQIVKLVEDAQSNKAPIQRLADKISSVFVPIVIAIAALTFVITYFVTKQFDRALLNSVSVLVIACPCSLGLATPTAIMVGSGKGAELGILIKSAEVLETANKIDAVILDKTGTITNGKPEVVDYKSEDADFLKVVSSIEKSSEHPLADAVVKEYEKNSSDFYKVEDFHSITGKGLSARINDDEYFIGNEKLMKENNIDVNVDIQKYQSQGNTVVLVGKNDKFYGYILIADKIKESSPKAVAKLKDDNIDVYMITGDSENTAKHIAEKANIDHVIAECLPKDKSDKLLDLKNQGKKVGMVGDGINDAPALAASDVGFSIGTGTDVAIEASDITIINGDLNKVHTAIRLSHRVIKTIKQNLFWAFFYNVIGIPIAAFGFLNPMIAGAAMAFSSVTVVTNSLRIKNFKEEK, from the coding sequence ATGGAAGAAATAAAATTAAAAATACAAGGCATGAGCTGTGAATCATGTGCGGCTAGAATAGAAAAAGTTTTAAGTAAATACGAATATATCGACACAGTTAATGTGAACTTGCTTCAAGAATATGCATATTTGAAATTAAAAGAAGGATACGATATAGAAACTATCGTAGACAAAATAAAAAAAGCAGGATATGAAGTTCCTATGAAGACATCGAAGTTTGATATCGAGGGAATGAGTTGTCAGTCATGTGCATCTAGAATTGAAAAAGTTTTGAACAAAAATAATTTCAAAGATGTTAACGTGAATTTGTTGCAAAACTCACTTACGGTTAGTTTTTATGAAGGATACAAGACCAATTCTGATGTAAAAAGATTAGTCGACAAAGCAGGATTTTCTGCAGAAATAAAAACAGACAATAAAATAGCTAACGAAAAAAATATAACTGAATACGAAAAATTGAAACGAGATTTTATAATTTCAGCGATTTTTTCAATTCCATTGTTTTCAGCGATGTTTTTTCACATGGCAGGAGTTCACACGATTTTAAGTAACGGATATTTTCAATGGGCGTTGGCAACTGTTGTTCAATTCTACATTGGAAGAAGATATTATGTGAATGCGTACAAATCATTAAGAGGTGGAGGAGCTAACATGGATGTTCTCATTGCTTTGGGAACAAGTGCGGCTTATTTCTATTCGATTTATCACGTATTAATAGGATCTGACCAATTGTATTTTGAATCATCAGCTGTTGTTATTACATTGATTTTACTTGGCAAACTTTTCGAAAAAAGAGCGAAGACTAGAACTACTGATGCTATAAGTAAATTAATGGGACTCCAAGCGAAAAAAGCTAACGTAATAAAAAATGGGCAAACTATTGAAACTGATATTGAAGATGTAATGGTTGGAGATAAAATTCTCGTAAAACCAGGAGAAAAAATTGCCGTCGATGGAATAATAGTAGAGGGGAGTTCTTCAGTTGATGAATCAATGATTACTGGAGAATCGATGCCTGTAAAAAAACAAGTTGGAGATGAATGTATTGGCTCTACGATTAATAAAAATGGATCATTTGTATTTGAAGCGAAAAAAATTGGCGAAGATACAGTTCTTAGTCAAATCGTAAAATTAGTCGAAGATGCACAATCCAACAAAGCGCCAATTCAGAGATTAGCAGACAAGATTTCATCTGTTTTTGTACCCATTGTTATTGCAATCGCTGCTTTAACATTTGTCATCACTTATTTTGTGACAAAACAATTTGATAGAGCGTTACTAAATTCAGTTTCAGTTCTTGTAATAGCGTGCCCTTGTTCATTGGGACTTGCGACTCCTACAGCTATTATGGTAGGAAGTGGCAAAGGCGCAGAGCTTGGAATTTTAATAAAAAGTGCAGAAGTTTTGGAAACTGCAAACAAAATCGATGCAGTTATCTTGGATAAAACAGGAACAATAACAAATGGTAAGCCAGAAGTTGTAGATTACAAATCAGAAGATGCGGATTTCTTAAAAGTTGTTTCATCAATTGAAAAAAGCTCGGAACATCCACTAGCAGATGCAGTAGTTAAGGAATACGAAAAAAATAGTTCAGATTTTTATAAGGTAGAAGATTTCCATTCAATAACTGGAAAAGGACTTTCAGCAAGAATAAACGATGATGAATATTTCATAGGCAATGAAAAATTGATGAAGGAAAATAATATTGATGTCAATGTAGATATTCAAAAATATCAATCTCAAGGAAATACAGTTGTACTTGTTGGAAAAAACGACAAATTTTATGGGTATATTTTGATTGCAGATAAAATAAAAGAATCTTCACCAAAAGCCGTTGCAAAATTAAAAGACGATAATATCGATGTATATATGATAACTGGTGACAGCGAAAATACTGCAAAACATATCGCAGAAAAAGCAAACATCGACCATGTTATTGCAGAATGTTTGCCAAAAGACAAATCAGATAAATTGTTGGATTTGAAAAATCAAGGCAAAAAAGTTGGAATGGTTGGAGATGGGATAAACGATGCACCAGCGTTAGCGGCAAGTGATGTCGGATTTTCGATAGGAACTGGTACTGATGTTGCGATTGAGGCGAGTGACATCACAATTATAAATGGAGATTTGAATAAAGTTCATACTGCGATTAGATTAAGTCACAGAGTAATAAAAACGATAAAACAAAATTTATTCTGGGCGTTTTTCTACAATGTTATCGGAATTCCGATTGCTGCATTTGGATTTTTGAATCCAATGATAGCAGGGGCTGCGATGGCGTTCAGTTCGGTAACTGTAGTTACAAATTCGTTGAGAATTAAAAATTTTAAGGAGGAAAAATAA
- a CDS encoding heavy-metal-associated domain-containing protein produces the protein MKKEFEVLDMVCNHCVESVTKACKSVDGVTDVNVILEEKKAVVEGDFNEADIIKAIDEIGFEATLK, from the coding sequence ATGAAAAAAGAATTTGAAGTATTGGATATGGTGTGCAATCATTGCGTAGAATCAGTGACGAAAGCTTGTAAATCTGTCGATGGAGTTACAGATGTAAATGTAATTTTGGAAGAAAAGAAAGCTGTAGTAGAAGGAGATTTCAACGAAGCAGATATCATCAAAGCAATCGATGAAATTGGTTTTGAGGCTACTTTGAAATAA
- a CDS encoding metal-sensing transcriptional repressor, whose amino-acid sequence MTEHKQKALKKIKTVRGQLDAIVNMIEEDRYCVDISTQILSCIGQLKKANIDILNGHLRTCVKHAIENDNADEKIEEVINIIDKYIK is encoded by the coding sequence ATGACAGAACACAAACAAAAAGCTCTCAAGAAAATCAAAACGGTTCGTGGACAACTCGATGCAATCGTAAATATGATTGAAGAGGACAGGTATTGCGTAGATATTTCCACTCAGATTTTAAGTTGCATTGGTCAATTGAAAAAAGCTAACATTGATATTTTGAATGGACACTTGAGAACATGCGTCAAACATGCAATCGAAAATGATAATGCAGACGAAAAAATCGAAGAGGTAATCAACATTATCGACAAATATATCAAATAG